GCTCATTTAAAATGTATTTTATTGTGAGCTTAATATTAAAATTTGTTGAACAACGGAAGTTTAGGGCATGTGGAAGTTTCTAATCTGATATATCAGATCATTTAGTGTTATTATGATTGACATAATGGTATCAGAGAGAGGGGTAGGGGTATCCTAGGTGCAAACTGAAAACTTTATCTCTCATGGATATTTCTGATATATTGTATAGTTTATAGTGTCCTCTTGCCCTTAGCTTTATTGTTTACCAAATGCTTGGCTTTCTACTTTTTGTGTTTATTTATTGCACATGTAGCTTTTACTGGCTCCTTCAATGGCTATTTTCATACCTAGGTAAATTTGTTTGTTTCATGCATAGGTGTTTTCATTCAAGTTGAGAGGTGCATATAATATGATGGCAAAGCTCTCCCGAGAGCAGTTGAACAATGGTGTTATCTGCTCCTCTGCTGGAAACCATGCTCAAGGAGTTGCTCTTTCTGCCCGGAAACTGGGCTGTGATGCCGTCATTGTCATGCCTGTGACAACACCAGAAATCAAGGTCATCATTCTCTCGATGCCATTACCTAAATATGATGTTATACATGGTATATTTACGTTATTATCACCAGCTACTAACATATAACTTAGTCCAGTGGCGATCAGTGGAGAGATTGGGTGCGACAGTAGTTCTGAAGGGAGACTCATATGATGAAGCTCAGTCATATGCAAAATTACGGTGTGAACAGGAAGGCCGCACATTCATACCTCCTTTTGACCATCCCGACATCATCGCTGGACAAGGAACTGTTGGCATGGAAATTGTTCGTCAACTGCAAGGTCCATTACATGCAATATTTGTACCTGTGGGAGGTGGTGGATTAATTGCTGGCATTGCTGCCTATGTGAAACGGGTCCGCCCTGAGGTTAGCTTTCAAGCTCAGGAGTATTTTCTTCTTCTATGAAAAATATCGCAAGACACCCAAGTTCTTTGTAAATGGCATCAAAGTAAATGGCTTTGTTTTAAGTGCGCTTTGGAGGTTCAATTGTTTTTCATCCAATCGCCTAACTGTAATCCTTCTCCAGATTGAACTCAATACATCATTTGGTTACATTGGAGTACAATATTCATATTCAGGGTGTCACTTTCTTGTATGTTTACAACAGTTCTGGTACAGGTCAAAATAATTGGAGTAGAGCCCTCAGATGCAAATGCCATGGCATTGTCCTTGTGTCATGGCCAGAGGGTCGTGTTAGAACATGTTGGAGGGTTTGCTGATGGTGTAGCTGTCAAAGTTGTTGGGGAGGAGACATTTCGCTTGTGTCAAGAACTTGTAGATGGCATTGTCCTGGTCAGCAGAGATGCTATTTGTGCTTCAATAAAGGTGAGAATGATCAGTTTATTCTATGTCTGCTCTGCATCATTATGTTAAATGTATGTGTTACTACTGAACAGTGACCTTTTTTTGTCACTGTAAGTCTGCACTGCTCAATTTACTTGAATAAAAGCTCAGCATACAATGCACAAAAAAAATCCTACTTACAAAAATTTTCTGTGATCCAATGGTCTGTCCATGTAATCCACCAGCTGGAGAACTTTCTAAAGTTACATGTTTTAATCACTCTCTAGTGGAGAAGGTGATCTAGTTTTCGAGCTTTCAATTATTCGTGTGGATATTGATATTCAATGTATTTTTTTAATTTACTACGCATAGGTATCCTGTTAATATTGCTGAAAAGTAGGATGCTGGAAATTCTCCCATGGCAGTTTGTTCTATTCCAATCTTACTGCCATCATGCTTGTTGACTGTTTATGCTATATTGCTGTGGATGTTCTGCACTGATAATCTTTTTCATACTGAAAATGTTGTTCTTCGTGGGTGCAGGATATGTTTGAGGAGAACAGGAATATCCTTGAACCTGCTGGGGCCCTTGCCTTGGCAGGGGCTGAAGCTTACTGCAAACACTATGGTTTGAAAGGGGAAACTGTGGTTGCAATAAGTAGTGGTGCGAATATGAACTTTGATAGACTTAGATTAGTAACTGAGCTTGCTGACGTTGGTCGAAAACGAGAGGCGGTATTAGCTACATTTTTGCCAGAGGAGCAGGGAAGCTTCAAAAAGTTTGCAGAACTGGTATGCATCATGATTTTTTCTATCAACACATAATAGTTTATATTCTGTTTCTTTTCTTATGATTTCTTGTTCCGCAGGTTGGCCGGATGAATATTACTGAATTCAAATACAGATATGATTCTAACGGAAAAGAAGCCCTTGTTCTTTACAGGTACTCGGATAACAATTTCAATAATCTTGTTCATGTACCGGTTTATTGTTTCTTGATTACTTTTTCTAGAACCTTGACGGGATAGAAATACTCATACATAGAGACAGTGACTTTTTACATTCTCCTGGCTAATCTATATGGTTTTTCTGTATTGCAGTGTTGGCATCTATACTGACCATGAGCTTAAAGCAATGGTGGAACGCATGGAATCATCAGAACTTAAGACTGTGAACCTTACTGACAATGATCTCGCAAAAGACCACCTAAGATACTTTGTAAGTTAAATTTTTCTGCCACAGTGATAGCCTCATATCCCATTAACACATTATTTTGGTACAGttgacaaatactccctccgtccaataTTAATTGGCGCTCAAACAGATGTATCTGGCACTAAAATACGTTTAGATACATCCGTTTGAGCGTCAATTTATATGGGACGGAGATTGTAATTACTACCAGTCACATTATGGTAATATTAAGGTTTACTTGATGAATATTCCATTTGCAACATGCTAGGATGATTTGCGGACTGATCTAAAACATAGATGTAATGTTTGGGTGAATTTGAGCTGAATGGATATAATCAACTCTATTGTCTTTCCATCATGGAGCATAATGTTGCAAACTTCATTACATTCATTTAGTCCTTGTTAAACATCTTCTCACTATTGTGCTCTTCTCTGCCTCTGCCAGTTCTGGAAAACTGGGTCTATTGCTGGCAGACTACGTTTTTCCCACTAATTTTTTAGTGATCATGCAGGGGATACTGCACTTCAATGAATTAAGAAGGGAAATGAACTTTACAGCACCTAGTACAGGGCATGACAAAATTAAAAATGGAGATGACCTAGAAAACTGTACAAGGAAAAGAAATCCTAGAACAGAACCATGATGACTTGAACCACCTTCCATCGGTCAGCTCTAAGCTACCTGAGCTCCCAGGTCCTTCGCCCGGGCAAGCCACTACAGAGATTTTTCCTTTACTTGGTCGTGTATTTTGACATTAAGAAGGTGACAAGCACCCTACGCATCAAAGATGACTCATAATTGGGTGGTGGGGTTGTACAGACTTCTCGCCAACCTGGCTAGACTCAGTTTCTTGTGTATCATGAGTAATAGGAACAAGTATACAGAGCCATACTCCTAGAAATATGTATATATTCTTCATATATACTCAAAAGGCGTTTGCTGCAACAGTTCCTTTGACGTGTCTGTAGTTCCAAGGAAAAAAAAGTTAGGTAAAGAAAAATTGCAGAACAGAAGTTATATTGCATTCTTTTTGCATAAAACTACTGTAGCGATAAATATGTAATTGTGCAGTGCTGCAAGCATTCAACAGATCAAACATCTGATCCCTTGTTTCTTTCTGTACTTCAAATCCTGCTGAGATATTCAAAGAAAGAAATAACAAAAATCCTGCGAGGAGTGTGGTTTTGATGTTGCTTTGCAAATAGAAATGTTGACATCAAAAGATATATGAGACACAGAAATGATTGTCTTGATTATGTACGCCTTGAAGAGTTGAATGAGCCTATTCTATTTATTTTAATGTTGTTTTGGCCATTTTATATTAAAATGATGTACTGTATGTCGTTGTCTTAtcattccttgaatatctatttTCAGATTGGAGGCAGGTCAGAAGTAAAAGACGAACTTGTTTACCGGTTTATTTTCCCAGAAAGGCCAGGTGCTCTTATGAATTTTTTGGATACATTGAGCCCCCGATGGAACATCAGCCTTTTCCATTACCGTGCACAGGTATGTTATTTTAGTTCTGTCAGCGGCCTTCTTATGATAGTGGCCTTGTATGAAATCTCATAGATCTAATAACATTATCATATGCCACCTACCTTCAAACGTAGAAATGGATGAAAATCTTCCACAGAAAATTAAAATGGGATACACGGATTGTCACAGTAGTGTATAGCCAAACAATGCAAAATCATCCTTTTTAGACTGTCCAGAAGAGCTGCAAATGTACACATTCAGTGAGCTCATTATCTTTGGCAGGGCGAAAGCGGAGCAAACGTATTAGTTGGCATACAAGTGCCACCGGAGGACGTCGGTGAATTCAGGAGTCGTGCCGACAATCTTGGGTATGAATACATGTCTGAGATGAACAACGAGATCTATCATCTCCTTTTGCGCAGCCCCAATAAGGTCTGATCTCTGATGCGGCTGACTCTCACCAATCCAACCGATGGTTAGTGTGGCTTACCAAGGAGAAGACCCAATGCTAGGTAGGATTGTTAGTGTGGCTTGCTCTCTCATGTTGGAATAAAACCCTTGTCGTACCTGTTTGTGTAGAACTGTTAGTGTGCCATCCGTCGACATGTTATTTGTTGTAGTAATGTGTGGTGTATTTGCTCTGCGCCTGTGGGGCTAAATCTCTTGTTTTGTATGCTTGTGAGGCACCAAGAATTCATGAATAATGATAATGATAGTGATGATCCAATCCAAGATCAAATGTTGTTGAGTGTTGCGTCGCACTTGAATCATCATTTGATGCCTTATTTTTAGGTCTCTCTTGCATTAGCAGTCCTCCCAAAGTTTTCAAAAATTCAGAAGAAAGAACATAGATGTAGTGTATGCTACGAGGCGAATCTGCAAATTTTCATTGAAAAACATTGTTGTCCTGAAAAGCTTTTGTATCGTTTTTCTTTTGGATTTGGATGGGAATTTAGTAGCCTCCGTCGCCGGGGTTGATCCCCTTCCTTGGATCTTCCCTTCTCCGGCCGGTTGGGTGGCTGCTGTCTCGGCGGTCCGGTTTGGTTTGCCTGTGCGGCGGTCTCTGTGGCCGTCTTTTCTTTGCGCTTATGCTTCATTCAAGCATGTTGGGCTCTCCTGGTGTTGTTGGTTGTTGCTGTCATGGCGGTGCGTGTGCCCAGCTAGTGGTTCTGGTCGTGTTCTGCCTGGTGCTGCAGGTCCTGCTACGGATAGTCGTCGCTCCATGCCAGTTAGTGTGCTTGGGTTTCATCTCTGGTTGTGGGTGGTAGGCGTcgttcttgtttgtttgtttgtttgtggTGATGAGGTTTTG
This Triticum urartu cultivar G1812 unplaced genomic scaffold, Tu2.1 TuUngrouped_contig_6588, whole genome shotgun sequence DNA region includes the following protein-coding sequences:
- the LOC125530826 gene encoding threonine dehydratase 1 biosynthetic, chloroplastic; this translates as ERAAKLSDRLGVSLHIKREDLQPVFSFKLRGAYNMMAKLSREQLNNGVICSSAGNHAQGVALSARKLGCDAVIVMPVTTPEIKWRSVERLGATVVLKGDSYDEAQSYAKLRCEQEGRTFIPPFDHPDIIAGQGTVGMEIVRQLQGPLHAIFVPVGGGGLIAGIAAYVKRVRPEVKIIGVEPSDANAMALSLCHGQRVVLEHVGGFADGVAVKVVGEETFRLCQELVDGIVLVSRDAICASIKDMFEENRNILEPAGALALAGAEAYCKHYGLKGETVVAISSGANMNFDRLRLVTELADVGRKREAVLATFLPEEQGSFKKFAELVGRMNITEFKYRYDSNGKEALVLYSVGIYTDHELKAMVERMESSELKTVNLTDNDLAKDHLRYFIGGRSEVKDELVYRFIFPERPGALMNFLDTLSPRWNISLFHYRAQGESGANVLVGIQVPPEDVGEFRSRADNLGYEYMSEMNNEIYHLLLRSPNKV